A genomic segment from Helicobacter sp. NHP19-012 encodes:
- the der gene encoding ribosome biogenesis GTPase Der, with protein MPNVGKSSLFNCFLKSRSAITSNIAGTTRDIKRQTFLLAGHGVELWDTGGFDPAHIFGDKIASFNMGAVQSCDLILYVVDGKVPPQDTDKRHILSVQKQNRPCFLLINKVDNENEVLSAYEFASLGVKDMFFVSASHNRGLDKLTQAILKHFKLKPLEAPQVQETPERIQVGIIGRVNVGKSSILNALVAKERSLVSSVAGTTMDPVDESVEHNGQEICFVDTAGLRQRGKIEGLEKFALDRTRKVLEKSHVALLILDVSAPFVDLDEKIASLAEEFRLGVVVVLNKWDIRHASFESILQTFKHKFKFLQHAPIITASAISKRHVPQIKDKILEVHRYFSMRISTSTLNKVIGEATERHPLPSDHGKIVRIYYSTQFASCPPQIALVMNRPKALHFSYKRYLTNTLRAKFGFLGTPIILLAKGKEDSINP; from the coding sequence AAAGCCGCAGCGCGATCACTTCTAACATTGCGGGGACCACAAGAGACATTAAAAGACAGACCTTTTTGCTTGCAGGGCATGGCGTGGAGTTGTGGGACACGGGGGGCTTTGACCCCGCCCATATCTTTGGGGACAAAATCGCCTCTTTTAACATGGGGGCGGTGCAAAGTTGTGATTTGATCTTGTATGTCGTGGATGGCAAAGTCCCCCCCCAAGACACAGACAAGCGGCATATTTTAAGTGTCCAAAAGCAAAACCGCCCTTGTTTTTTGCTCATCAACAAGGTGGATAATGAGAACGAGGTTCTAAGTGCCTATGAGTTTGCAAGTCTAGGCGTGAAAGACATGTTTTTTGTGTCGGCAAGCCACAATCGAGGGCTAGACAAGCTCACCCAAGCCATATTAAAGCACTTTAAGCTCAAACCCCTAGAAGCCCCCCAAGTGCAAGAAACCCCTGAGAGAATCCAAGTGGGTATTATCGGGCGGGTGAATGTCGGCAAGAGCTCCATTTTAAACGCTTTGGTGGCTAAAGAGCGATCGCTAGTCTCTAGCGTAGCAGGCACGACCATGGACCCAGTGGATGAGAGCGTAGAGCATAACGGGCAAGAAATTTGCTTTGTGGATACAGCCGGGTTACGCCAAAGGGGCAAGATTGAGGGGCTAGAGAAGTTTGCCCTCGATCGCACCCGTAAAGTGCTAGAAAAATCCCATGTTGCGCTGCTAATCCTAGATGTGAGCGCACCCTTTGTGGATTTGGATGAAAAAATCGCATCTTTGGCTGAGGAGTTTCGCTTGGGCGTGGTGGTGGTGCTGAATAAGTGGGACATACGGCATGCCAGCTTTGAGAGCATTTTACAAACCTTCAAGCACAAGTTTAAGTTCTTACAACACGCCCCTATCATCACCGCCAGTGCTATTTCTAAACGCCATGTCCCCCAGATTAAGGACAAAATCCTAGAAGTGCACCGCTATTTCTCCATGCGTATCAGCACAAGCACTTTAAATAAAGTCATTGGCGAAGCCACAGAGAGACACCCCCTGCCTAGCGATCATGGCAAGATTGTACGCATTTATTACAGCACGCAATTTGCGTCCTGTCCGCCCCAAATTGCCCTAGTGATGAACCGCCCCAAAGCCCTGCACTTTAGCTATAAACGCTATTTAACCAACACCTTGCGGGCAAAGTTTGGCTTTCTAGGCACGCCCATTATTTTGCTCGCTAAGGGCAAAGAAGACTCCATTAACCCATGA
- a CDS encoding DNA repair protein: MIESLEIVGGLVFAKAKLEFSPRLNVVSGASGSGKSVLVGAILASVGLKALQAKSLKAKWQLGKVSASKDKKSLYILDNKPTTKKALQEKFSPLILHISSYKQAQELQPHFLLELLDSYSPPTLLEQFKKVYAKYQEAKAKLETLQAQGTQLDLQAEMARFELSKLQALDLSDGAYERLLERKKMHQMQEKQSQEVQSALQVLEQTDKILKALPEPKALALKQALDEAQDFLLDTEHALEELEALDIEALLDEISRLGGVVKKYGSLALARERLGQLKASCKDYSQQAELLQESQQTCTKLEQESLRLALQVKEQRQANLEKMQADLQGYTQKLLLKPPLLKLQATPLSASGLEILELELGSAKSANISAGEYNRLRLSLLALKASKRHKGGQTIFVDELDTNLSGQESACVAQILKELSQHYQIIAISHAPHLPALADKHFLVYPHNKQTCVKSLNKEEQTLEIARMVDANLGKEAIAYAKMKLKPRP; this comes from the coding sequence GTGATTGAGAGTTTAGAGATTGTCGGCGGGCTGGTCTTTGCTAAGGCAAAGCTAGAGTTTAGCCCCCGTTTGAATGTGGTTAGTGGGGCGAGTGGGAGTGGTAAAAGCGTTTTGGTGGGGGCGATTTTAGCCAGCGTAGGGCTTAAAGCCTTGCAAGCCAAGAGTTTAAAAGCCAAGTGGCAATTAGGTAAAGTCTCTGCCAGCAAGGATAAAAAGAGCCTTTACATCCTAGATAACAAGCCCACCACCAAAAAGGCGTTGCAAGAAAAATTTAGCCCTCTAATCTTGCATATCTCCAGCTACAAGCAAGCCCAAGAATTGCAACCGCATTTTCTCTTAGAGTTGTTAGACAGCTACAGCCCCCCCACATTGCTAGAGCAGTTTAAAAAGGTGTATGCCAAATACCAAGAAGCCAAAGCCAAGCTAGAAACTTTGCAAGCTCAAGGTACGCAACTAGACCTGCAAGCCGAAATGGCACGCTTTGAGCTGTCTAAATTGCAAGCCCTAGATTTAAGCGATGGGGCGTATGAAAGGCTGTTGGAGCGTAAAAAAATGCATCAAATGCAAGAAAAGCAAAGCCAAGAAGTGCAATCTGCCCTGCAAGTCCTAGAGCAAACCGATAAAATTCTTAAAGCCCTGCCCGAGCCAAAGGCGTTAGCTTTAAAGCAAGCCCTAGATGAAGCCCAAGATTTTTTGCTAGACACAGAGCACGCCCTAGAAGAGTTAGAAGCCCTAGACATTGAAGCCCTGCTTGATGAGATTAGCCGACTTGGGGGGGTGGTGAAAAAGTATGGGAGTTTGGCTTTAGCTAGAGAGAGATTAGGGCAACTTAAAGCAAGTTGCAAGGATTACAGCCAACAAGCGGAGTTGTTGCAAGAAAGCCAGCAGACTTGCACCAAATTAGAGCAAGAGAGCTTGCGTCTAGCCCTGCAAGTAAAAGAGCAACGCCAAGCCAATTTAGAGAAAATGCAAGCGGATTTACAAGGCTACACCCAAAAACTGCTTTTAAAGCCCCCACTCTTAAAGTTACAAGCCACGCCCTTAAGTGCTAGTGGCTTAGAGATTTTAGAATTAGAGCTAGGCAGTGCCAAGAGTGCAAATATCAGTGCAGGCGAGTACAACCGCTTGCGTTTAAGCCTATTAGCCCTAAAGGCAAGCAAACGCCACAAGGGGGGGCAAACGATTTTTGTCGATGAGCTAGACACGAATTTAAGCGGACAAGAAAGTGCCTGCGTAGCCCAGATTTTAAAAGAGCTAAGTCAGCATTACCAAATCATTGCCATATCCCACGCCCCCCATTTGCCCGCTTTAGCCGACAAGCATTTCTTAGTCTATCCGCACAACAAGCAGACTTGCGTAAAATCCCTCAATAAAGAGGAGCAGACCCTAGAGATCGCCCGCATGGTGGATGCCAACCTGGGTAAGGAGGCCATCGCTTACGCTAAAATGAAGTTAAAGCCAAGGCCATGA
- a CDS encoding AAA family ATPase encodes MNTSYFTDFIQAKDICQARIFYALKCSPKEGRILQHLATQYLKGQSDIEVADLLETLFKAKEAKALPYLPCVKNLLDLEWVVREKRARRQEILLLELFDSSIALSPNFFKLAENGHNKHAFLEITPYSDHLDYFNDWFLKIEILQKIQKVGLRGRFKLQEDLQLLEHKITARTKATQTPLAVQKFLNKHHLSPKATLLFFALLKDAYNSRDFIKEDDSLSQHQNLSQLLSTYGGDLEENALLLSPASPLIKKKIMDYEELLAPFENGLVRQFFLHDMVLESITAPTPPRTNATLKHILKDSDIFEALEPKEGLEAVVLSQKTKETLEILLKQMDPQMQQRLRDWGLEKKNHKDIDAKIIFYGPPGTGKTMSALALAKSLKKEVLGFDCSKILSMYVGESEKNVRKIFDDYQKIAKQCKNPPILFLDEADQFLSTRTTASSGADKMHNQMQNIFLHQIEKFEGVLIATTNLLETLDTAFSRRFNHKIEFRLPTFEQRVQLWEKYLPKSAPYAPPENVKSLAKELAKHALSGGQIALVVKNTAYKVATYKDPLFSLEDFASEIAKEKQGSFGTAKNIGFGVGL; translated from the coding sequence ATGAACACCAGCTATTTCACCGACTTTATCCAAGCTAAGGACATTTGCCAAGCCCGCATTTTCTACGCCCTCAAGTGCAGCCCCAAAGAAGGGCGGATTTTGCAACATTTAGCCACGCAGTATTTAAAGGGGCAAAGCGACATAGAAGTCGCCGACTTGCTAGAGACCCTGTTTAAAGCCAAAGAAGCCAAAGCCCTGCCCTACTTGCCCTGTGTGAAAAATCTCTTAGATTTAGAATGGGTGGTGCGAGAAAAACGGGCTAGACGGCAAGAGATTTTGCTTTTAGAATTGTTTGACAGCTCCATTGCCCTAAGCCCTAATTTCTTTAAGCTTGCCGAAAACGGACACAACAAGCACGCCTTTTTAGAAATCACGCCCTACAGCGACCATTTGGACTACTTCAACGATTGGTTTTTAAAAATTGAGATTTTGCAAAAAATCCAAAAGGTGGGCTTAAGGGGGCGTTTTAAACTCCAAGAAGATTTACAACTTTTAGAGCATAAAATCACCGCCCGCACTAAAGCCACGCAAACCCCCCTAGCCGTGCAAAAATTCTTAAACAAGCACCATTTAAGCCCCAAAGCGACCTTGCTTTTCTTTGCCTTGCTAAAAGACGCTTACAACAGCCGAGACTTCATTAAAGAAGACGACTCTTTAAGCCAGCACCAAAATTTATCACAACTTTTAAGCACCTATGGGGGCGACCTTGAAGAAAATGCCCTGCTATTAAGCCCAGCAAGCCCCTTAATTAAAAAAAAGATTATGGACTATGAAGAGCTGTTAGCCCCCTTTGAAAACGGGCTAGTTAGGCAATTCTTTTTACATGACATGGTGCTAGAGAGCATCACCGCCCCCACACCCCCACGCACCAATGCCACCTTAAAGCATATCCTTAAAGACAGCGACATATTTGAAGCCCTTGAGCCTAAAGAAGGCTTAGAAGCGGTGGTTTTAAGCCAAAAGACCAAAGAGACTCTAGAGATTTTACTCAAACAAATGGACCCACAAATGCAACAACGCTTAAGAGATTGGGGGCTTGAGAAAAAGAACCACAAGGACATTGATGCCAAGATTATTTTTTATGGACCACCCGGCACGGGCAAGACCATGAGTGCCCTAGCCCTTGCTAAGAGCCTTAAAAAAGAAGTTTTGGGGTTTGACTGCTCCAAGATTTTATCCATGTATGTGGGCGAGTCGGAGAAGAATGTGCGTAAAATCTTTGACGACTACCAAAAAATCGCCAAGCAGTGCAAGAATCCCCCCATTTTGTTTTTAGACGAAGCCGACCAATTCTTAAGCACCCGCACCACCGCCAGCAGTGGGGCGGATAAAATGCACAACCAAATGCAAAATATCTTTTTGCATCAAATTGAAAAGTTTGAAGGCGTGCTCATTGCCACCACGAATTTATTAGAAACCCTAGACACCGCCTTCTCACGCCGTTTCAATCATAAGATAGAGTTTAGGCTCCCCACCTTTGAGCAGAGAGTACAACTATGGGAGAAGTATCTACCCAAGAGTGCCCCCTACGCCCCGCCTGAAAATGTCAAGAGCCTAGCCAAAGAGCTCGCCAAACACGCCCTAAGCGGAGGGCAAATCGCCCTAGTGGTGAAAAACACCGCCTATAAAGTCGCCACCTATAAAGACCCCCTTTTTAGCTTAGAAGATTTTGCCAGCGAAATCGCCAAAGAGAAACAAGGCAGCTTTGGCACGGCGAAAAATATCGGCTTTGGAGTGGGGCTGTGA